A genomic segment from Spinacia oleracea cultivar Varoflay chromosome 3, BTI_SOV_V1, whole genome shotgun sequence encodes:
- the LOC110786330 gene encoding probable calcium-binding protein CML15, with the protein MATMAYKPEQLKQLKNIFERFDMDSDGSLTQLELAALLRSLGVKPTGDQIYALLNNMDSNGNGYIEFDELAKALLPELNNHDILINQEQLLDVFRLFDRDGNGYITAAELAGSMAKMGHPLTYKELAEMMRDADTNGDGVISFNEFASIMGRSAADLFGLNVTCPVASYS; encoded by the coding sequence ATGGCAACAATGGCGTACAAGCCAGAGCAATTAAAACAACTAAAAAACATATTCGAGCGTTTCGACATGGACTCAGACGGAAGCCTAACGCAGCTGGAACTCGCAGCGTTGTTACGGTCCCTAGGGGTAAAACCAACAGGGGATCAAATATACGCCTTGTTAAACAATATGGATTCTAATGGTAATGGTTACATCGAATTTGATGAATTAGCCAAAGCTTTATTGCCTGAGCTTAACAATCATGATATATTGATCAACCAAGAGCAGTTGTTAGATGTTTTCCGATTGTTTGATCGTGACGGAAACGGCTACATCACGGCGGCAGAGTTGGCGGGTTCAATGGCTAAAATGGGTCATCCTTTGACGTACAAAGAATTGGCTGAAATGATGAGGGATGCTGATACAAATGGAGATGGTGTTATTAGTTTTAATGAGTTTGCTTCTATTATGGGTCGATCTGCTGCGGATTTGTTTGGCCTTAATGTTACTTGTCCTGTTGCTTCctattcataa